GTCAGGATTCCATTTCCAAGCACAGGACGCCGACCAGCGATCGCCGCCGCACGAGACCCCCCTTGCATGCCCGGTGCTGTCCGAATTACCCGCCGCTGAAGTGCCGCCGGAGGTCAGCACCCGCCCAGCGCCCGGTTCACACCGCTGACCAACTCGTCAACGGTAACCTCGTCGTCGCGGTTCGTGTCGAAGCTGGCGCACTCCGTCACCGGCAGATTGCCGAGTGCGATGTTCACCCCCTTCACCAGCTCATCGACCGTGACCTCGCCGTCCCGCCCACAGTCGCCGACGCACACCGGAGTCGGCGACTGCGTGGGGGTAGCGGTGGACGTTACCGTGGGCGTGGCGGTTGGTGTAGCCGTCGGGGTCTCGGTCGGTGTTAGCGTCGCAGTCTCGGTCGGAGTCGTGGTCTCGGTCGCGGTCGGAGTAGCCGTCGGGGTCTCAGTCGGCGTCAGCGTAGCCGTTTCGGTCGGTGTGGCGCTGGCGGTGTCGGTGGGCGTTGCCGTGGCCGTGGCAGTGTCGGTCACGGTCGGGGTGGCGGTCGGGCTCGGGGTGGCGGTTTCGGTCGGCGTGGCGCTTGCAGTTTGCGTGGGCGTTGCCGTTGGCGTCACGGTGGCCGTAGCGGTGGCGGTAATTGTCGCCGTGGCAGTGAGCGTCGGTGTCAGCGTCTCGGTCGGAATTGGAGTCTGGGTATGCGTGCGGGTCGCGCTCAGCGTCGGCGTGGCAATTTGCACGGTATTGGTCGGCAGCGCCGGCAAGGTCGGCGTGGCCGTCGGTTGGAACGAGGTTGTTGAAGTGGCAGTGGGTGCGCTGGTCGATCCCACTTGGGCCAGGAGCGTGGTCACAACGTTATCCCCGGCCTGCGGCGAGTCGAGGGCGCTGTAGGCGCTCGCCAGGACGCCGCCGGCTTCCTCAGGCGGCTGATCGCAGTCGAACAGGGTGCCGGTAGCGGTCGTCAGGCAAGGGTAGCCGCCGCAGAGTTCGTACGCAGCGATGGGATACTGTTCGTTCTTCGCATGCGTGATCATCGCGCTGACTGTCCCCGTCGTGTAGCGGTTGAGGACCGGCGCCCCCCGGTTCTCCAACGGATCGTCCTCGTTGCAGGGAATGCCGTCGGAGCCTTTGGCGGCGAGGCAGTCCCCGCCTACACACAGGCCCGGATTGCCGGTGCAGCTCGCGCCGGGGTTCTGGCCCCCGACGCACACCTTGGTCGTTGTTTCGACGCCGCAATCGCCGCCGTCGGCAATTACGCCGACCTGCATGTTGCTTTGCAGCACCGCCGAGCCTCGGGGGCCGCCGCCTGAAACCGCGAGGTACGCGGGGCCGTTGCAGACTCCCGGATGCGGATGGGCCGAAGAGCCGTCTTCCACAACGCCGCCTGCCGCCACGCAGTCGGCTTCCGTGAATCCGCCGACGCCGACGGTGCCGATGTTGTGGTCCACGGACGCCTCGCTGTCCACGTCGGCCAAGCCGCCTTCGCCGCACCCGATTTCACCCCTGCCCGAAACCCCGGGGCCGAAGTCGTCGAACGGCACGGCGCGCACGCATGCGCATACCAGCCCGGTTATGGGAATCGGATCGAAGTGAACGTCCTCGGCGCGTACGGCAACCGGGATGACCCCGTCGGGTCCCGGTTTTCCCATGCGGTTGACCTGGCTGCCGGAGAGGCCCATCTGCAGCGCGAAATCCCGCGTCTGCACCGTGGCACGCGAGCGAGGCGGTCCGCCGGAACTATCGAGCTGAAAAAGCACGGACGTCTCGTTGGTGCAGTTGGCGGCGCAGCCGTCGCCGCCGAGGGTATTCCCGTCGTCGCACTCTTCCGCCACGTCGGTGTTACCGTTTCCGCACTCCGGCCCCGGCGTGCAGGTCGCGCCGGGGGCGCAGGTGGGCGTCGGCGTGCGGGTCGGCGTGTGGGTTCGCGTCGACGACGGAGTACGGGTCAGGGTGGGCGTCGGGGTCGGCGTCGGCTCGCTGTCGCACTGATCGCCGACGCCGTCGCCATCGTTGTCGCTCTGCTCGGGGTTGTAGAACCACGGGCAGTTGTCGGCACCATCGCACAGCCCATCGTAATCGCTGTCGGCGCCACCCGATCCGAAGCAGTAATCGCAGGCGTCACCCAACCCGTCGCCGTCGCCGTCGCTTTGATCGGGATTGTAGACGGTCGGGCAGTTCTCGACGGCGCCACAAAGGCCGTCGCCGTCGGTATCGGCGCCGCCAACGGAGAACGGCGTTGGCACCCAGGTGTCGTTCGGCGGGCTGCACGTGTCGCGCGGCGCGCACTGTGGACTGGGATTTCCGAAATAGCCGTCAAACAGACACTGGTCTAAGCTGCCCGCCGGCGTCGCGACCGAGATCCGCACCTGGGCGAGGACGAGGTTGTAGGACTGACCGGTAACTTCGACGCGAATGTCGTTGCACTGCGACGGGTCATAGCCCGCCAGGCTCGTCGGATCCGAAGCCGCCAGTATCAACGGCTCCGCGTTGCAGTTGCAGTCGCGCGACGACGGCGCGGAGGCGATCGTTGTGCCGTTGAGTACCAAGCTGAATTGATGGCTGCCCGGGCCGGCGCAATCCCGGTGTAGAATCGCGGCGCTGATTGAGCTGACGGTGCAGGCATCACCGACGCCGTCCTCATTGGCGTCGGCCTGATCGGCGTTGGCAACGAAGGGGCAGTTGTCGGCACCGTCACAGAGGGCGTCGTGATCGTTGTCTCTCCCCGGGCCGACGCAGTCGTCGCAGACGTTGCCCAAGCCGTCGCCGTCGGCGTCTTCCTGGAACGGGTTGGACGCCAGCGGGCAGTTGTCGATCGGGCAGACGCTGGCCGGGAAGCCCGGGCTTCCAAAACCGTCGCCGTCCTGGTCGGTGCACGGATCGCAAGCGTCGCCGAGAACGTCGCCGTCGGCGTTGGCCTGAGAGGGGTTTGCAATCGCCGGGCAGTTGTCGGAGGAGTTTTGCACCCCGTCGCCGTCGTCGTCATCGCAGGGGTCGCCGATGCCGTCGCTATCGGCGTCGCTCTGGGTGGGATTGTATAGGTAGGGGCAGTTGTCCGCGGGGCAAGCATCGCCGGCGAGGGCGAAGTCGCCGAAGCCGTCGCCATCGGCATCGGTGCAGGGATCGCAAGCGTTACCGAACTGATCGTAGTCGTAGTTGCTCTGGTCCGGATTCGAGAGGTTCGGGCAGTTGTCGGACGCGTTCGGCACGCCGTCGCCGTCGTCGTCCTCGCACGGGTCGCCGATACCGTCTTGGTCGGTATCGGTCTGGTCGGGATTGAAAAAAGTCGGGCAGTTGTCGGCGGCGTTGCACACGCCGTCGCCGTCATAGTCGTACTGGCCGGCACCCAAGCAGTAGTCACACGGGTCGCCGATGCCGTCGCCGTCGCTGTCGGCTTGGTCGGGGTTGTATTGGAAGGGGCAATTGTCGGGCGGGCAGGTATCGCTGGCGAGGGCGAAATCGCCGAGCTCGTCGCCATCGGCATCGGTGCAGGGGTCGCAGGCGTTGCCGAATTGATCGTAATCGAAGTTGTCTTGGGTCGGGTTGGCGACGTCGGGGCAATTGTCGGTGGCGTTGAGCACGCCGTCATCGTCGTCGTCCTCGCAGACGTCGCCGTCTTCGTCACCGTCAGTGTTGGTCTGGTCCGGATTGTAGTGGAGCGGGCAATTGTCTGCGCCGTCGCAGAAGCCGTCGCCGTCGGAGTCTTGCGCGCCCGCGCCGATACAGTAGTCACACACGTCGCCGAAACCGTCGCCGTCGCCGTCGGTCTGATCGGGGTTGAAGACATTGGCGCAATTGTCGACTTGCGGGCACAGCCCGTCTCGGTCGTTGAACATGCCGGCGTCGGTCACGCCGCTGCTTGCGCCCGGGTAGTCGCACGAGTTGCGCTCGCGGCAGACGAGCAGCGGGTTGCCCGAATAGCCGTCGAACAGGCACTGCTCCAAGCTGGCCGCGGCGGTGGCGATCGTTACCCGCACGGTCGCGAGGTACAACGTAAGCGGATTGGCGCCGGTTACCGTGACCCGGATGTCGTTGCATTGCGCCGGATCAAAGAGCGCGAGCGTCTGGGTGCCGGTGAAGACGACCGTCAATGGCTGAGCATTGCAGACGCAGCCTTGGGAAGATGGCGCCGAGCCGATCTCGCTGCCGTTCACGAGCAGATGGAAGACATGACTGCCGGCGCCGTCGCAGTCGTGATGGAGAAGGCTGAAGGTGATCCCGGTGGCCGTGCAGGCATCGCCGGCGCCGTCTTGATCGCCGTCGGCCTGATCCACGTTGGCGGCGAAGGGGCAGTTGTCGGCGCCGTCGCAGAGGCCGTCGCCGTCGCTGTCGGCGCCCGGTCCGGCGCAGTTGTCGCAGACATCGCCGACGCCGTCGCCGTCGGTGTCGGCCTGATCGACGTTGGATGCGTACGGGCAGTTGTCGGTGACGCACTCGTTGCTCGGAAAGCCCGGGTTGCCAAACCCGTCGTAGTCCTGGTCGGTGCAGGAATCGCACACGTCGCCGTAGGCATCAAAGTCTTGGTTGGCCTGGTCGGCATTGGGCACATCGATGCAGTTGTCGAAAGCGCCGACCACGCCGTCGCCGTCGTCATCGGCGCAGAGGTCGCCGACCCCGTCCTGATTCGAGTCGGCTTGATCCGGATTGTAGAATTGGAGGCAGTTGTCGGAGGGGTTGCAGACCGAATCGCCGTCGCCATCCAGCTGCCCCGCGCCGTAGCAATCATCGCAGGCGTCGCCGAAGCCGTCGCCGTCCGAGTCGGCTTGATCGGGATTATAGAAAGCGGGGCAATTGTCGGCTTGGAAACACAGGTCGTCGTAGTCCTGCGGCTCGTCCACCGTGGTTGTGAAGTAATCGTACGGGAACTCGCAGGTATCACGAGTTTCACAGGCCGCCGCGCCGTAACCCGGGTAGCCGTCGAAAAGACACTCGGAGCTGATACCGGCCAAGGTAGTAATCTCGACCCGCACGAAGCCGACGGCGAACGAGTTCTCGCCCGAAACCTCGACACGGAAGTGATTGCAGCCGGCGGGGTCGTAGAGCGCGAGCAACTCGGGGGCGGTGAAGCTCGCCTGCAGCGGCTGGTCGTTGCAATCACAATCGCGCGAAGACGGCGAGTTCCCCAGCAGCTCATTGTTCACGAAGAACTGCAAGACATGGTCGCCCGCCACGCTGCAGTCGCGGTGCAAGACGACAAACGTGATCGCGGTGGGGGTGCAGGCATCGCCGACGCCGTCGCTGTTGCCATCGGCCTGGCCGGCATTCGCGTTGAGGGGGCAATTGTCGGCCGCGTCACAGATCGTGTCGAGGTCGGTGTCTCGACCCGGCCCGGCGCAGTTGTCGCAGTCATCGCCGACGCCGTCGCCGTCGCTGTCGCCTTGGAACGGGTTAAACACGTACGGGCAGTTGTCGAGCGGGCAGACGCTGGCCGGGAAGCCCGGGCTTCCAAAACCGTCGCCATCCTGGTCGGTGCAAGGATCGCACGCGTCGCCGAGGAGATCTCCGTCCCAATTCGACTGATCCGAGTTGGGGATCGTAGGGCAGTTGTCGGCGAAATCGGGCCAGCCGTCCGCATCGGTATCGGGCGGGAGCGTCGGAGTGGGACTCGACGGGGTGACGGTTCCGGTGGGCGTGGGCGGGCCTACTGTCGGCGTTGGCGCCAGCGAAGGTGTCGGGGTCGGCGTCGGTGTGGCAGTGATGGCTCGCCCAGGCAGCGCAAACGCTCCACATGCAAATAGTGCGAGCGCACCATAGCGGCGCCATTGGCGGCAGCGCTGGGCAAACGCTGCGGCGGCACTGAAGCCATTTCTGCGATGCGACTGCTTCGTCATTGTTCCCCCCTAACCTCTGGGCTAGCGTGGCGCAACGCGCCCGCGGGCGTTTCTCGATGGTTGCGTGTCCCCTACTATGCGCCTATGTCAGACGTCAAGAAACAGCGCAGAAGTTCGACAAGCCGCCGTTTCAGCCGCTGATCGTGATCAGGGGCTGCATTTGCTCGGCAAACAGGCGCGAGAATGCCGGGCAACTGCGTTGCAACTCGATGACGTTGCCGTCGCCGGCCACTCGGCCGCCGGCAAGAACCACGACCCGCGCGAAACGACTGACGGTAGACAACCGGTGGGCGATTACCAGCACCGTGCGTTGCGCCAGCCAATCGGCCATGCGGGCGAAGATCTGCGCTTCGCCCTCGCTGTCGATGGCGCTGGTGGCCTCGTCCAGCACCAGCACCGCCGGCTCACGCAGGATGGCCCGCGCCAGCGCGATGCGCTGCTTCTGCCCGCCGGAAAGGTCCTTGCCGGCTTCCGCCAACGACCCGAACAACCCCTGTGGCAGTGCCCGCAGCAGCGGTTCCAAGCCCGCCCACTCGACGGCGCGGTCGATGGCCGAACGCGGGGCGTCCCAGGCGCCGTAGAGGAGATTGTCGATCAGTGGGCCGCTGAACAGGAACGGGTCCTGCTCGACCACGCAGATGGCACGGCGCAGTTCCACCAAGTCGAGCGCGCGGATGTCGACACCGTCCAGCAGGACGCGCCCCGAGTCGGGCTGGTAGAAGCGCACCAGTAACCGCGCCAGCGTGCTCTTGCCGCCGCCGGTCGCCGACACCAGCGCCAGCGGCTGGTTGTTCGCGACGCTGAAGTCGAGCTGCTCCAGCACCGGTTCGCCGGCGCGGTACGAAAAGCACAGGCGCTCGCAGCAGAGCGTGCCGCGCACCGGTTTGGGCAAGATGGCGCCGCCGCGCGGCTCGACCGCGGGCGAGTCGATCAGCTCGTAGACGCGCGCCGCGGCGGCCAGCGCGCGCTGCAACATACCCTGGAGATCGCCGAGCCGGCGCAGCGGCTCGATCGCCTGCGCGGCGTACAAGCAAAAGGCCAGCAGCGCGCCGGGAGAGACCACCCCGCCGCGCACCAGTTGGGTGCCGTACCAGACCGCGCCCACCAGTCCGCCGCCGGTGATGAGGAAGACCAGCGCCAGCAGCCCGGCTGACCAGCGCTCGCTGCGCAGCACCTGGGCGCGATAGCCGGCGTTGTGGCGGGCGAAGCGGGTGCGCTCGTAGGCCTCGGCCTGGTAGCCCTTGATCGTAGTCAGTCCGTGCAACTGCTCGTTTAGGGCGGCGCTCAGCCCTCCCAGGCGCCGCTGCGCCAGCGCGCTGCGTGCTCGCACCAGCGCACCGAAGCGGCCGAGCAGCAGTGCCACCACCGGCACCATCAGCACGGCGGCCAGCGCCAGCCGCCACTCGAGGTAGAACATCATCGCCAGGGCGCCGACCAGCACGGCACCTTCGCCGACGAGCCGCTTCAAGATGTCGCCGGCAAAGCCGGAAAGCGCGCCGACGTCGTTGAACACGCGCGAGCCGATTTCT
The sequence above is a segment of the Deltaproteobacteria bacterium genome. Coding sequences within it:
- a CDS encoding ABC transporter ATP-binding protein; this encodes MPSGHSQESGNEWAGGGFDPALARYRTQTVLTASVVDLLHLSHAPWRVAEYREAMLRGERFPPISVVRLGRRLLIADGHKRFSAYAALGNRTIVVEMWPWRRWLADQGRQLVHKLSQLLSIMIGSLHDPRARRAAVRLFHDTVGHWRRIAHSLPCSRWRLQTAAPATPPGSALLVRLLRECARYPTRVALAVGSLLLLAGARLALTWMAKLWAEGPLVRTGAAGAEGLLAAALALTGLMAAAVMLSRYQLASINQRMMERLRAAMQHRVLELEVGMLRRQHAGEIGSRVFNDVGALSGFAGDILKRLVGEGAVLVGALAMMFYLEWRLALAAVLMVPVVALLLGRFGALVRARSALAQRRLGGLSAALNEQLHGLTTIKGYQAEAYERTRFARHNAGYRAQVLRSERWSAGLLALVFLITGGGLVGAVWYGTQLVRGGVVSPGALLAFCLYAAQAIEPLRRLGDLQGMLQRALAAAARVYELIDSPAVEPRGGAILPKPVRGTLCCERLCFSYRAGEPVLEQLDFSVANNQPLALVSATGGGKSTLARLLVRFYQPDSGRVLLDGVDIRALDLVELRRAICVVEQDPFLFSGPLIDNLLYGAWDAPRSAIDRAVEWAGLEPLLRALPQGLFGSLAEAGKDLSGGQKQRIALARAILREPAVLVLDEATSAIDSEGEAQIFARMADWLAQRTVLVIAHRLSTVSRFARVVVLAGGRVAGDGNVIELQRSCPAFSRLFAEQMQPLITISG
- a CDS encoding thrombospondin type 3 repeat-containing protein, with translation MTKQSHRRNGFSAAAAFAQRCRQWRRYGALALFACGAFALPGRAITATPTPTPTPSLAPTPTVGPPTPTGTVTPSSPTPTLPPDTDADGWPDFADNCPTIPNSDQSNWDGDLLGDACDPCTDQDGDGFGSPGFPASVCPLDNCPYVFNPFQGDSDGDGVGDDCDNCAGPGRDTDLDTICDAADNCPLNANAGQADGNSDGVGDACTPTAITFVVLHRDCSVAGDHVLQFFVNNELLGNSPSSRDCDCNDQPLQASFTAPELLALYDPAGCNHFRVEVSGENSFAVGFVRVEITTLAGISSECLFDGYPGYGAAACETRDTCEFPYDYFTTTVDEPQDYDDLCFQADNCPAFYNPDQADSDGDGFGDACDDCYGAGQLDGDGDSVCNPSDNCLQFYNPDQADSNQDGVGDLCADDDGDGVVGAFDNCIDVPNADQANQDFDAYGDVCDSCTDQDYDGFGNPGFPSNECVTDNCPYASNVDQADTDGDGVGDVCDNCAGPGADSDGDGLCDGADNCPFAANVDQADGDQDGAGDACTATGITFSLLHHDCDGAGSHVFHLLVNGSEIGSAPSSQGCVCNAQPLTVVFTGTQTLALFDPAQCNDIRVTVTGANPLTLYLATVRVTIATAAASLEQCLFDGYSGNPLLVCRERNSCDYPGASSGVTDAGMFNDRDGLCPQVDNCANVFNPDQTDGDGDGFGDVCDYCIGAGAQDSDGDGFCDGADNCPLHYNPDQTNTDGDEDGDVCEDDDDDGVLNATDNCPDVANPTQDNFDYDQFGNACDPCTDADGDELGDFALASDTCPPDNCPFQYNPDQADSDGDGIGDPCDYCLGAGQYDYDGDGVCNAADNCPTFFNPDQTDTDQDGIGDPCEDDDGDGVPNASDNCPNLSNPDQSNYDYDQFGNACDPCTDADGDGFGDFALAGDACPADNCPYLYNPTQSDADSDGIGDPCDDDDGDGVQNSSDNCPAIANPSQANADGDVLGDACDPCTDQDGDGFGSPGFPASVCPIDNCPLASNPFQEDADGDGLGNVCDDCVGPGRDNDHDALCDGADNCPFVANADQADANEDGVGDACTVSSISAAILHRDCAGPGSHQFSLVLNGTTIASAPSSRDCNCNAEPLILAASDPTSLAGYDPSQCNDIRVEVTGQSYNLVLAQVRISVATPAGSLDQCLFDGYFGNPSPQCAPRDTCSPPNDTWVPTPFSVGGADTDGDGLCGAVENCPTVYNPDQSDGDGDGLGDACDYCFGSGGADSDYDGLCDGADNCPWFYNPEQSDNDGDGVGDQCDSEPTPTPTPTLTRTPSSTRTHTPTRTPTPTCAPGATCTPGPECGNGNTDVAEECDDGNTLGGDGCAANCTNETSVLFQLDSSGGPPRSRATVQTRDFALQMGLSGSQVNRMGKPGPDGVIPVAVRAEDVHFDPIPITGLVCACVRAVPFDDFGPGVSGRGEIGCGEGGLADVDSEASVDHNIGTVGVGGFTEADCVAAGGVVEDGSSAHPHPGVCNGPAYLAVSGGGPRGSAVLQSNMQVGVIADGGDCGVETTTKVCVGGQNPGASCTGNPGLCVGGDCLAAKGSDGIPCNEDDPLENRGAPVLNRYTTGTVSAMITHAKNEQYPIAAYELCGGYPCLTTATGTLFDCDQPPEEAGGVLASAYSALDSPQAGDNVVTTLLAQVGSTSAPTATSTTSFQPTATPTLPALPTNTVQIATPTLSATRTHTQTPIPTETLTPTLTATATITATATATVTPTATPTQTASATPTETATPSPTATPTVTDTATATATPTDTASATPTETATLTPTETPTATPTATETTTPTETATLTPTETPTATPTATPTVTSTATPTQSPTPVCVGDCGRDGEVTVDELVKGVNIALGNLPVTECASFDTNRDDEVTVDELVSGVNRALGGC